A genomic segment from Myxococcota bacterium encodes:
- a CDS encoding amidohydrolase family protein, whose translation MTARIFDRIRAIDTDTHITEPPDVWTARVSTQRWGDAVPHVRKHEGRDIWFIRDETVGAPGFTTMAGFDGSPPDGPMGYDDIPKSSYDAKERLAHMDAEGIYAQILYPNVGGFGSAGFLKLREPELMLECVRAYNDFLVDWCSADPNRLLPAAAMPFWDVQACVAEVQRAVAKGHRTVLACSQPQAWGQPPIGHRHWDPFFAAAQEAGVPISFHIGGGDLSDLFVDSAGLGIRANFARASSMVFMQNVTCIADLIFGGVCHRFPELDFVSVESGVGWIPSYLEAADWQFVNSQTRKEHPEYDLLPSEYFRRQIYGCFWFEESGMRDAVGHLPDNVMWETDFPHPTCQHPGLRGGLTQHPADYAEKAFAGVDEATVEKVLWSTAARLYQVR comes from the coding sequence ATGACCGCACGCATCTTCGATCGCATCCGCGCCATCGACACCGACACGCACATCACCGAGCCGCCGGACGTGTGGACCGCGCGCGTCTCGACGCAGCGCTGGGGCGACGCGGTGCCGCACGTGCGCAAGCACGAGGGCCGCGACATCTGGTTCATCCGCGACGAGACGGTCGGCGCGCCCGGCTTCACGACGATGGCCGGCTTCGACGGCTCGCCGCCCGACGGGCCGATGGGCTACGACGACATCCCGAAGAGCTCGTACGACGCGAAGGAGCGGCTCGCGCACATGGACGCGGAGGGGATCTACGCGCAGATCCTCTACCCGAACGTCGGCGGCTTCGGATCGGCCGGCTTCCTGAAGCTGCGCGAGCCCGAGCTCATGCTCGAGTGCGTGCGCGCCTACAACGACTTCCTGGTCGACTGGTGCAGCGCCGACCCGAACCGCCTGCTGCCCGCCGCGGCGATGCCGTTCTGGGACGTCCAGGCGTGCGTCGCCGAGGTGCAGCGCGCCGTCGCGAAGGGCCATCGCACGGTGCTCGCGTGCTCGCAGCCGCAGGCGTGGGGCCAGCCGCCGATCGGCCACCGCCACTGGGATCCGTTCTTCGCCGCGGCGCAGGAGGCCGGCGTCCCGATCAGCTTCCACATCGGCGGCGGCGACCTGTCCGACCTCTTCGTCGACTCCGCGGGCCTCGGCATCCGCGCCAACTTCGCGCGCGCGTCGTCGATGGTGTTCATGCAGAACGTCACGTGCATCGCCGACCTGATCTTCGGCGGCGTGTGCCACCGCTTCCCGGAGCTCGACTTCGTGTCCGTCGAGAGCGGCGTCGGCTGGATCCCGTCCTACCTCGAGGCCGCGGACTGGCAGTTCGTCAACAGCCAGACGCGCAAGGAACACCCCGAGTACGACCTGCTGCCGAGCGAGTACTTCCGCCGCCAGATCTACGGCTGCTTCTGGTTCGAGGAGTCCGGCATGCGCGACGCGGTCGGGCACCTGCCGGACAACGTCATGTGGGAGACGGACTTCCCGCACCCGACCTGCCAGCACCCCGGGCTCCGAGGCGGCCTCACGCAGCACCCCGCCGACTACGCCGAGAAGGCGTTCGCCGGCGTCGACGAGGCGACGGTCGAGAAGGTGCTCTGGTCGACGGCGGCGCGGCTCTACCAGGTGCGCTGA
- a CDS encoding glucose 1-dehydrogenase has product MTAPGRLAGRVALVTGAARGMGRAEAELFAAEGAKVVVADVLEDEAKTVAAGIGAAALALRLDVTSEAAWSDAVAATTDAFGRLDVLVNNAGVADAAPLAETTLESYRRVTEVNQTGVFLGMRAAVAPMRAAGGGSILNVSSIDGMIGMDLCTPYVASKWAVRGMTKVAARELGPLGIRVNSIHPGFIRTHMGTPEGGDTAVTHAALERYADDLVPLGRAGRPEDVARLALFLASDESAYCTGAEFVVDGGMISGYPPPGLSGPIR; this is encoded by the coding sequence ATGACGGCACCGGGACGGCTCGCGGGGCGCGTCGCACTCGTCACGGGCGCCGCGCGCGGCATGGGGCGCGCCGAGGCCGAGCTCTTCGCCGCCGAGGGCGCGAAGGTCGTCGTCGCGGACGTGCTCGAGGACGAGGCGAAGACGGTCGCCGCGGGCATCGGCGCCGCGGCGCTCGCGCTGCGGCTCGACGTGACGAGCGAGGCCGCGTGGAGCGACGCCGTGGCCGCGACGACGGACGCGTTCGGCCGGCTCGACGTGCTCGTCAACAACGCCGGCGTGGCCGACGCCGCGCCGCTCGCCGAGACCACGCTCGAGAGCTACCGGCGCGTCACCGAGGTGAACCAGACGGGCGTCTTCCTCGGCATGCGCGCGGCCGTCGCCCCCATGCGCGCGGCGGGCGGCGGGTCGATCCTCAACGTCTCGTCGATCGACGGCATGATCGGGATGGACCTCTGCACCCCGTACGTCGCGAGCAAGTGGGCCGTGCGCGGCATGACGAAGGTCGCCGCGCGCGAGCTCGGCCCGCTCGGCATCCGCGTGAACTCGATCCACCCCGGCTTCATCCGCACGCACATGGGAACACCGGAGGGCGGCGACACGGCGGTGACGCACGCCGCCCTCGAACGCTACGCGGACGACCTCGTGCCGCTCGGCCGCGCCGGGCGTCCCGAGGACGTCGCGCGCCTCGCGCTCTTCCTGGCCTCGGACGAGAGCGCGTACTGCACGGGGGCCGAGTTCGTCGTCGACGGCGGCATGATCTCGGGCTACCCGCCGCCCGGCCTCTCCGGCCCGATCCGCTAG
- a CDS encoding sterol desaturase family protein, producing MTYEFTYDWKAMLAVIAILVVATRILYLLIFRVAAFREVRELNRVADEKKMARPRYREGVKASNRAGLFTNLFFYAAVLPWFLSFDARPLWRHAVDVVAVLLVFDFLYYLTHRFVFHDGFLRKVHALHHQARTPTHMDGLFVHPLETAIGIVLFQGSIPIVALATGAPLSAYSMAVATLLFTQLNILNHDWVNLRGFPYSVVSYITGVHASHHIDMNHGNYATLSMIYDKLLGTYEPPTYRETA from the coding sequence ATGACCTACGAGTTCACGTACGACTGGAAGGCGATGCTCGCCGTGATCGCGATCCTCGTGGTCGCGACGCGGATCCTGTACCTGCTGATCTTCCGCGTGGCCGCGTTCCGCGAGGTGCGCGAGCTCAACCGCGTCGCGGACGAGAAGAAGATGGCGCGGCCGCGCTACCGCGAGGGCGTCAAGGCGAGCAACCGGGCCGGGCTGTTCACGAACCTCTTCTTCTACGCCGCGGTGCTCCCGTGGTTCCTGTCGTTCGACGCGCGCCCGCTCTGGCGGCACGCCGTCGACGTGGTCGCCGTGCTGCTCGTCTTCGACTTCCTGTACTACCTGACGCACCGCTTCGTCTTCCACGACGGCTTCCTGCGCAAGGTGCACGCGCTCCACCACCAGGCGCGCACGCCCACCCACATGGACGGCCTGTTCGTGCACCCGCTCGAGACGGCGATCGGCATCGTGCTGTTCCAGGGCTCGATCCCGATCGTGGCGCTCGCGACGGGCGCGCCGCTCAGCGCCTACTCGATGGCCGTGGCCACGCTGCTCTTCACGCAGCTCAACATCCTGAACCACGACTGGGTGAACCTGCGCGGCTTCCCCTACTCGGTGGTGTCGTACATCACCGGCGTGCACGCCTCGCACCACATCGACATGAACCACGGCAACTACGCGACGCTCAGCATGATCTACGACAAGCTGCTCGGGACGTACGAGCCGCCGACCTACCGGGAGACGGCATGA
- a CDS encoding MarR family transcriptional regulator: MRSGVATPASGPAAVRGAAAERYRVNTPRHLIGISRDLQTRLLRRLGDEDGHAGLRPSFGPLFAVLWEEGLSLAAVADRLGTSRQACSQLANLAESAGYVARRAGGADRRSKLLVLTRRGRALAADAVRVILATQDDYRSLVGDAAFARFARSLGALYEGLGIPTHASGELAARARGSIGVLPLVATRIEQELMRATIPRGHPALRMSFGQVLPFIGPRGGRVNEIARLQRVSRQAISTTSRELESLGYLRREPDPRDGRCALLQLTARGARLIADSVASVDALETRFAATLGAARMRELQRTARLLYDRLHLEEEIFGGGEVARAAAPRPAPADGIERLARALRRRLGTGDAARLAALLDSTTRAPR; this comes from the coding sequence ATGCGATCGGGCGTCGCCACTCCCGCTTCGGGGCCCGCCGCCGTGCGCGGCGCCGCGGCCGAGCGCTATCGCGTCAACACGCCGCGGCACCTGATCGGCATCTCGCGCGATCTGCAGACACGCCTGCTCCGCCGCCTCGGCGACGAGGACGGCCACGCGGGCCTGCGGCCGAGCTTCGGGCCGCTGTTCGCCGTGCTGTGGGAGGAAGGGCTCTCGCTCGCCGCGGTCGCGGACCGGCTCGGCACGAGCCGCCAGGCGTGCAGCCAGCTCGCGAACCTCGCCGAGAGCGCGGGCTACGTCGCGCGTCGCGCGGGCGGCGCCGACCGCCGCTCGAAGCTCCTCGTGCTGACGCGCCGCGGGCGCGCGCTCGCCGCCGATGCCGTCCGCGTCATCCTCGCGACGCAGGACGACTACCGCTCGCTCGTCGGCGACGCCGCGTTCGCGCGCTTCGCGCGCTCGCTCGGCGCGCTCTACGAGGGGCTCGGCATCCCCACGCACGCGAGCGGCGAGCTCGCAGCGCGGGCGCGAGGGTCGATCGGCGTGCTGCCGCTCGTCGCGACGCGCATCGAGCAGGAGCTCATGCGCGCGACGATCCCGCGCGGGCATCCCGCACTCAGGATGTCCTTCGGCCAGGTGCTGCCCTTCATCGGGCCGCGCGGCGGGCGCGTGAACGAGATCGCGCGGCTGCAGCGCGTGAGCCGGCAGGCCATCTCCACGACCTCCCGCGAGCTCGAGAGCCTGGGCTACCTGCGGCGCGAGCCCGACCCGCGCGACGGACGCTGCGCGCTGCTGCAGCTCACCGCGCGCGGGGCGCGGCTGATCGCCGACTCGGTCGCCTCGGTGGACGCGCTCGAGACGCGCTTCGCGGCGACGCTCGGCGCCGCGCGCATGCGCGAGCTGCAGCGCACGGCGCGCCTGCTGTACGACCGCCTGCATCTCGAGGAGGAGATCTTCGGCGGCGGCGAGGTCGCGCGCGCCGCCGCGCCGCGGCCCGCACCGGCCGACGGCATCGAGCGCCTCGCGCGCGCGCTGCGCCGACGTCTCGGCACCGGTGACGCCGCCCGGCTCGCCGCACTGCTCGATTCCACGACGAGGGCCCCGCGATGA
- a CDS encoding aldehyde dehydrogenase family protein: MPAPAPLAPPAPGTQLLVDGRLREATGARRFENVDPATEAVLGTCADATREDMEDAIAAARRAFDETAWSTDAELRKRCLGQLRDALAEERENLRSILVAEGGIPVALTQWYQLDPVIEDVLYWRDRIDDFPLETELPTKPVMGRPTRRTLRREPYGVVGAITPWNVPLHLIVVKLGPALATGNTVVLKPPPDTPWTAATFARLVAEKTDIPPGVVNVVTSSDHGVGEQLVADPRVDLVSFTGSTATGKRIMQVGASNVKRLFLELGGKSAHIVLDDVDFGEIAGSFTAGCTHAGQGCANLTRILLPRSRYAEGLEAVVKAVEATPYGDPRDPANVMGPVIRRSQHERILGIIESGRREARLVTGGRVPDGFERGYWVEPTVFADVDNASALAQDEIFGPVLCVIPYDGDDDAVRIANDSRFGLSGAVTSRDVERARAVGRRIRTGTMSINGAAYFSVDAPFGGYRESGIGRENGSMGFEEYLETKLVASPAD, translated from the coding sequence GTGCCCGCTCCCGCACCGCTCGCGCCGCCGGCGCCCGGAACGCAGCTCCTCGTCGACGGCCGCCTGCGCGAGGCGACGGGCGCACGCCGCTTCGAGAACGTCGACCCGGCGACCGAAGCCGTCCTCGGCACCTGCGCGGACGCGACGCGCGAGGACATGGAGGACGCGATCGCCGCCGCGCGGCGCGCGTTCGACGAGACCGCGTGGTCGACGGATGCCGAGCTCCGCAAGCGCTGCCTCGGGCAGCTGCGCGACGCGCTCGCCGAGGAGCGCGAGAACCTGCGCTCGATCCTCGTCGCCGAGGGCGGCATCCCGGTCGCGCTCACGCAGTGGTACCAGCTCGATCCCGTGATCGAGGACGTGCTCTACTGGCGCGACCGCATCGACGACTTCCCGCTCGAGACCGAGCTCCCGACGAAGCCCGTGATGGGGCGGCCGACGCGGCGCACGCTGCGCCGCGAGCCCTACGGCGTCGTCGGCGCGATCACGCCGTGGAACGTGCCGCTGCACCTGATCGTCGTGAAGCTCGGGCCGGCGCTCGCGACGGGCAACACGGTCGTGCTGAAGCCGCCGCCCGACACGCCGTGGACGGCGGCGACGTTCGCGCGGCTCGTCGCCGAGAAGACGGACATCCCGCCGGGCGTCGTGAACGTCGTGACGTCGTCCGACCACGGCGTCGGCGAGCAGCTCGTCGCCGACCCGCGCGTCGACCTCGTCTCGTTCACCGGCTCGACGGCGACGGGCAAGCGCATCATGCAGGTCGGCGCGTCGAACGTGAAGCGGCTCTTCCTCGAGCTCGGCGGCAAGAGCGCGCACATCGTGCTCGACGACGTCGACTTCGGCGAGATCGCGGGCTCGTTCACCGCCGGCTGCACGCACGCCGGGCAGGGCTGCGCGAACCTCACCCGCATCCTGCTCCCTCGTTCACGTTATGCGGAGGGGCTCGAGGCCGTGGTGAAGGCGGTCGAGGCGACGCCGTACGGCGACCCGCGAGACCCGGCCAACGTGATGGGCCCGGTGATCCGGAGGTCGCAGCACGAGCGCATCCTCGGGATCATCGAGTCGGGACGGCGCGAGGCCCGGCTCGTGACGGGCGGACGCGTTCCCGACGGCTTCGAGCGCGGCTACTGGGTCGAGCCCACCGTCTTCGCGGACGTCGACAACGCGAGCGCGCTCGCGCAGGACGAGATCTTCGGCCCCGTGCTGTGCGTGATCCCGTACGACGGCGACGACGATGCCGTGCGCATCGCGAACGACTCGCGCTTCGGACTCTCGGGCGCGGTGACGAGCCGCGACGTCGAGCGCGCGCGCGCCGTCGGACGCCGCATCCGCACGGGCACGATGTCGATCAACGGCGCCGCCTACTTCTCCGTCGACGCGCCGTTCGGCGGCTATCGCGAGAGCGGCATCGGACGCGAGAACGGCAGCATGGGCTTCGAGGAGTACCTCGAGACGAAGCTCGTCGCGTCGCCGGCGGACTGA
- a CDS encoding NAD(P)-dependent oxidoreductase, with amino-acid sequence MAVRMGFVGAGAMGGAMATRALEVGREVVVCDPSERATAPLAAKGARVAATPRELAEGCDVVAIVVLDDAQVRSVVAGKDGLLASNAERLDILVHSTIHLPTLFDVEGAARRRGFALLDAGVSGHTSGALRGQLAVMVGGDEATFARCTPALETYGGLVLRVGPLGAGMKAKVARNLLGFGQVAATYEGMRLAEEAGVELEAFARIVRHSEGQSHLVDGFLSSPTVREGNEETAVGRQRLALARVVVETAKKDLSAALELAASLGIELPVGEAAHREVTATWGAEPGPRRS; translated from the coding sequence ATGGCCGTGCGCATGGGCTTCGTCGGGGCGGGGGCGATGGGCGGCGCGATGGCGACGCGCGCGCTCGAGGTCGGGCGCGAGGTCGTCGTGTGCGACCCGAGCGAGCGGGCGACCGCGCCGCTCGCGGCGAAGGGCGCGCGCGTCGCCGCGACCCCGCGCGAGCTCGCCGAGGGGTGCGACGTCGTCGCGATCGTCGTGCTCGACGACGCGCAGGTGCGCAGCGTCGTCGCCGGCAAGGACGGCCTGCTCGCGTCGAACGCCGAGCGGCTCGACATCCTCGTCCATTCCACGATCCACCTGCCGACGCTCTTCGACGTCGAGGGGGCGGCGCGCAGGCGCGGCTTCGCGCTGCTCGACGCCGGCGTGTCCGGCCACACGAGTGGCGCGTTGCGCGGCCAGCTCGCGGTGATGGTCGGCGGCGACGAGGCGACGTTCGCGCGCTGCACGCCCGCGCTCGAGACGTACGGCGGGCTCGTGCTGCGCGTCGGGCCGCTCGGCGCGGGCATGAAGGCGAAGGTCGCGCGCAACCTGCTCGGCTTCGGGCAGGTGGCCGCGACCTACGAGGGCATGCGCCTGGCCGAGGAGGCGGGCGTCGAGCTCGAGGCCTTCGCGCGCATCGTGCGACACAGCGAGGGGCAGAGTCACCTGGTCGACGGCTTCCTCTCGTCGCCGACCGTGCGCGAGGGGAACGAGGAGACGGCCGTCGGCCGGCAGCGGCTCGCGCTCGCGCGCGTCGTCGTCGAGACGGCGAAGAAGGACCTCTCCGCCGCGCTCGAGCTCGCGGCGAGCCTCGGCATCGAGCTCCCCGTCGGCGAAGCCGCGCATCGCGAAGTGACCGCGACGTGGGGCGCGGAGCCCGGCCCGAGGCGATCGTGA
- a CDS encoding NAD(P)/FAD-dependent oxidoreductase produces MTAVAARGRASLRIAILGAGPGGLCAAIRLREAGFRDVVLLEKSAGVGGTWYHNRYPGCACDIPSHLYSFSFAIKRDWSRPYAPQAEILAYMQGIAEEYGVLPLCRFGCEVTGARWDDARAVWTVELASGEELEADVVVSALGMFNELAWPEVEGLEAFAGTRFHSARWRFDHDLRGRRVAVIGSAASAVQFVPEIAPRTGHLTLYQRTANWVLPKEDVPFTEEQLAHLRGDPDAALAIRQEIFDRVDGGLTFDDARALAEYEATGLAALEVVEDPTVRAKLRPTHPWGCKRPLYSNDYYPTFNRANVELVTEPIARIESDGVRTRDGVLREADTLILATGFSATKYLSAIDVRGRGGRRIDEAWRDGARAYLGVATSGFPNLFMLYGPNTNNGSILTMIEAQAAYAVRHIEWIADEGLAWVDVREEPMERYNDELQRAIADVAVWQADCHGYYRTPAGRVVTQWPHTMTEFRERTEKPDADVYEVHRR; encoded by the coding sequence GTGACGGCGGTCGCGGCGCGGGGACGCGCATCGCTCCGCATCGCGATCCTCGGCGCGGGGCCGGGGGGGCTGTGCGCGGCGATCCGGCTGCGCGAAGCGGGCTTCCGCGACGTCGTGCTGCTCGAGAAGAGCGCGGGCGTCGGCGGCACCTGGTACCACAACCGCTATCCCGGCTGCGCCTGCGACATCCCCTCGCATCTCTACTCGTTCTCCTTCGCCATCAAGCGCGACTGGTCGCGCCCCTACGCGCCGCAGGCCGAGATCCTCGCCTACATGCAGGGCATCGCGGAGGAGTACGGCGTGCTGCCGCTCTGCCGCTTCGGCTGCGAAGTGACGGGCGCGCGCTGGGACGACGCGCGCGCCGTCTGGACGGTCGAGCTCGCGAGTGGCGAGGAGCTCGAAGCGGACGTCGTCGTGAGCGCGCTCGGGATGTTCAACGAGCTCGCATGGCCCGAGGTCGAGGGGCTCGAGGCGTTCGCGGGCACGCGCTTCCACTCGGCGCGCTGGCGCTTCGATCACGATCTGCGCGGGCGGCGCGTCGCGGTGATCGGGAGCGCGGCGAGCGCCGTGCAGTTCGTGCCCGAGATCGCACCGCGGACGGGGCACCTGACGCTCTACCAGCGCACCGCGAACTGGGTGCTGCCGAAGGAGGACGTGCCCTTCACGGAAGAGCAGCTCGCCCATCTCCGGGGCGATCCGGACGCCGCGCTCGCGATCCGGCAGGAGATCTTCGATCGCGTCGACGGCGGTCTCACGTTCGACGACGCGCGGGCGCTCGCGGAGTACGAGGCGACGGGCCTCGCCGCGCTCGAGGTCGTCGAGGACCCGACGGTGCGGGCGAAGCTCCGGCCGACGCATCCGTGGGGATGCAAGCGGCCGCTCTACTCGAACGACTACTATCCGACCTTCAACCGCGCGAACGTCGAGCTCGTCACCGAGCCCATCGCCCGCATCGAGAGCGACGGCGTGCGCACCCGGGACGGCGTGTTGCGCGAGGCCGACACGCTGATCCTCGCGACCGGGTTCTCGGCGACGAAGTACCTGTCGGCGATCGACGTGCGCGGTCGCGGCGGACGGCGCATCGACGAGGCCTGGCGCGATGGCGCGCGCGCCTATCTCGGCGTGGCGACCAGCGGCTTCCCGAATCTCTTCATGCTCTACGGCCCGAACACGAACAACGGCTCGATCCTCACCATGATCGAGGCGCAGGCGGCCTACGCCGTGCGCCACATCGAGTGGATCGCGGACGAGGGCCTGGCGTGGGTCGACGTCCGCGAGGAGCCGATGGAGCGCTACAACGACGAGCTCCAGCGCGCGATCGCCGACGTCGCCGTCTGGCAGGCCGACTGCCACGGCTACTACCGCACGCCCGCGGGCCGCGTCGTCACGCAGTGGCCGCACACGATGACCGAGTTCCGCGAGCGCACCGAGAAGCCCGACGCGGACGTGTACGAGGTGCACCGCCGATGA
- a CDS encoding DUF1214 domain-containing protein, translating to MHASASRSPLRRTRALVAAFACALAIGLAPGARADDPAGADRFRELESVKAFDELLATLGGMRDMILEDSADAREASEGMRFLLRVVAMSQEVTGDGYPLAPHFARMDTPRRKIGGDNPDAEYDNLMWSGDVDYRITGNRGTVDHLSFTVLVREPSGRSRSIGYVNERGLGVDDDGSFTLWLTKEKPKEPGYWVRTEPGQVGSMLVRQYIGDRASERLATYEIEAVGRERFDPLPPSTDAEVAASIRGTLLAMNGLGRLHRYVSPSLADPPNRLGLRNSDDFGADISSTDNLYVIGTYGFGPDEALLIELTPLEVRYWNFAIESPWHESVDYMQRKTSRTHDDVVLDPDGKLRFVVAHARTDHPNYLETAGHARGFMTFRWVGERDTKPPLPTVRKLPLAEAVRLANELGGR from the coding sequence ATGCACGCTTCCGCATCCCGCTCGCCGCTGCGCCGCACGCGCGCACTCGTCGCCGCATTCGCCTGCGCGCTCGCGATCGGCCTCGCGCCCGGCGCGCGCGCCGACGATCCCGCCGGCGCCGATCGCTTCCGCGAGCTCGAGAGCGTGAAGGCGTTCGACGAGCTGCTCGCGACGCTCGGCGGCATGCGCGACATGATCCTCGAGGATTCCGCCGATGCGCGCGAGGCGTCCGAGGGCATGCGCTTCCTGCTGCGCGTGGTGGCGATGTCGCAGGAGGTGACGGGCGACGGCTACCCGCTCGCCCCGCACTTCGCGCGCATGGACACGCCCCGCCGCAAGATCGGCGGCGACAACCCCGACGCCGAGTACGACAACCTCATGTGGTCGGGCGACGTCGACTACCGCATCACCGGCAACCGGGGGACGGTCGACCACCTGTCGTTCACGGTGCTCGTGCGCGAGCCATCGGGGCGCAGCCGCTCGATCGGCTACGTGAACGAGCGCGGTCTCGGCGTCGACGACGACGGGAGCTTCACGCTGTGGCTCACGAAGGAGAAGCCGAAGGAGCCGGGGTACTGGGTGCGCACGGAGCCCGGCCAGGTGGGCTCGATGCTGGTCCGCCAGTACATCGGCGACCGTGCGAGCGAGCGGCTCGCGACGTACGAGATCGAGGCCGTCGGGCGCGAGCGCTTCGACCCGCTCCCGCCGTCGACGGATGCCGAGGTGGCGGCCTCGATCCGCGGCACGCTGCTCGCGATGAACGGCCTCGGTCGCCTGCACCGCTACGTGTCGCCGTCGCTCGCCGACCCGCCGAACCGGCTCGGCCTGCGCAACAGCGACGACTTCGGCGCCGACATCAGCAGCACGGACAACCTGTACGTGATCGGCACCTACGGATTCGGCCCGGACGAGGCGCTCCTGATCGAGCTCACGCCGCTCGAGGTGCGCTACTGGAACTTCGCGATCGAGAGCCCGTGGCACGAGTCGGTCGACTACATGCAGCGCAAGACGTCGCGCACGCACGACGACGTCGTGCTCGACCCCGACGGCAAGCTCCGCTTCGTCGTCGCGCACGCGCGCACCGACCACCCGAACTATCTCGAGACCGCGGGCCACGCGCGCGGCTTCATGACGTTCCGCTGGGTGGGCGAGCGCGACACGAAGCCGCCGCTGCCGACGGTGCGCAAGCTGCCGCTCGCCGAGGCGGTGCGGCTGGCGAACGAGCTCGGAGGGCGCTGA
- a CDS encoding glutaredoxin family protein, protein MIEAAASAAAAVRAAPDSGADDAPARADGGDASGLRTYYQFLDDRGSVRFVASLDEVPPEWRDRAGRVEMASAPPARPADRRAAQAATRERAREAVASRVAARAGGDVVLYYADWCGYCRKAKAHLDGKGVAYELRDVDIAAVKSELVAKTGSGGIPVLDVGGQYVRGFDPGAIDRLLASR, encoded by the coding sequence GTGATCGAGGCGGCCGCGAGCGCCGCCGCGGCCGTGCGCGCGGCTCCGGACTCCGGAGCCGACGACGCGCCGGCGCGCGCGGACGGCGGCGACGCGTCGGGCCTGCGCACCTACTACCAGTTCCTCGACGACCGCGGCTCGGTGCGCTTCGTCGCCTCGCTCGACGAGGTGCCGCCGGAGTGGCGCGATCGGGCGGGGCGCGTCGAGATGGCGAGCGCGCCGCCCGCGCGCCCGGCCGACCGCCGCGCCGCGCAGGCGGCGACCCGCGAGCGCGCGCGGGAGGCGGTGGCCTCGCGCGTCGCCGCGCGCGCCGGCGGCGACGTCGTCCTCTACTACGCCGACTGGTGCGGCTACTGTCGCAAGGCGAAGGCGCACCTCGACGGGAAGGGCGTCGCCTACGAGCTGCGCGACGTCGACATCGCGGCCGTGAAGAGCGAGCTCGTCGCCAAGACGGGGAGCGGCGGCATCCCGGTGCTCGACGTCGGCGGCCAGTACGTGCGCGGCTTCGACCCCGGCGCGATCGACCGGCTGCTCGCGAGTCGTTAG
- a CDS encoding alpha/beta fold hydrolase, with amino-acid sequence MFEPTASPRALLFCFPGGGTTRAYFDLDVPGRSFARALAARGFAVAAIDSLGWGGSARPRDGFALLPWAIARGNALAVEALVRERGPDGAHLPRIGVGHSLGALLAIVQQAEHETFDALVLLGVGGRGVRQVLTADELGYVDRPDAVRRDLVALARARSGGEAWSEAPRAKRAAEVLGPMPDAAAHAAMRAVRCAIPSVASLFSLIPGSSRPFFERVRVPVFLGLGERDIAGPPHEVVASFPASADVCLHVMPGAGHAHFAFPGCVPLFDRVAHWLAGPAVRESFAARARAGAPPAVD; translated from the coding sequence GTGTTCGAGCCGACGGCGTCCCCGCGCGCGCTGCTCTTCTGCTTCCCGGGCGGCGGCACGACGCGCGCCTACTTCGACCTCGACGTGCCGGGCCGCAGCTTCGCGCGCGCGCTCGCGGCGCGCGGCTTCGCGGTCGCTGCGATCGACTCGCTCGGCTGGGGCGGGAGCGCGCGGCCGCGCGACGGCTTCGCGCTGCTGCCGTGGGCGATCGCGCGCGGGAACGCGCTCGCGGTCGAGGCGCTCGTGCGCGAGCGAGGCCCGGACGGCGCGCACCTGCCGCGGATCGGCGTCGGGCACTCGCTCGGCGCGCTCCTCGCGATCGTGCAGCAGGCCGAGCACGAGACGTTCGACGCGCTCGTGCTGCTCGGCGTGGGCGGCCGCGGCGTGCGCCAGGTGCTCACCGCCGACGAGCTCGGCTACGTCGACCGCCCGGACGCCGTGCGCCGCGATCTCGTCGCGCTCGCGCGCGCGCGGAGCGGCGGCGAGGCGTGGAGCGAGGCGCCGCGCGCGAAGCGCGCGGCCGAAGTCCTGGGCCCGATGCCCGACGCCGCGGCCCACGCGGCCATGCGCGCCGTGCGCTGCGCGATCCCGAGCGTGGCGTCGCTCTTCTCGCTGATCCCCGGCAGCTCGCGGCCGTTCTTCGAACGCGTGCGCGTCCCGGTCTTCCTCGGGCTCGGCGAGCGCGACATCGCGGGGCCGCCGCACGAGGTCGTCGCGAGCTTCCCGGCCAGCGCCGACGTGTGCCTGCACGTGATGCCGGGCGCGGGACACGCGCACTTCGCCTTCCCGGGCTGCGTCCCGCTCTTCGACCGCGTGGCGCACTGGCTCGCGGGCCCGGCGGTCCGCGAGAGCTTCGCCGCGCGCGCCCGGGCCGGCGCGCCCCCCGCCGTCGACTAA